From Desulfofalx alkaliphila DSM 12257, one genomic window encodes:
- the trhA gene encoding PAQR family membrane homeostasis protein TrhA yields MLTKLKDPVSGITHLFGAILSVVALIILVYYAAIQATPWHIVSFAIFGSSLILLYTASTLYHLLPLSSKGTIVLRKIDHMMIYVLIAGTYTPVCLVPLRGAWGWSLLGSIWGLALVGIIMKAVWINKPRWLSTLFYVLMGWLVVIAFYPLIKNIPIGGIAWLVAGGVVYTLGAVIYGFKWPNINCKAFGFHEIFHLFVMAGSFCHFWLMYQYVMYL; encoded by the coding sequence ATGCTTACTAAACTTAAAGACCCTGTCAGCGGTATAACGCACCTGTTTGGAGCAATTCTATCGGTGGTTGCATTAATTATATTGGTTTACTATGCAGCTATACAAGCCACCCCCTGGCACATAGTGTCCTTTGCCATTTTTGGCAGCAGTTTAATTCTACTATATACCGCCAGCACACTCTACCACCTCCTGCCCCTATCAAGTAAAGGCACCATTGTGTTGAGAAAAATTGACCATATGATGATATATGTATTAATAGCAGGAACCTACACACCCGTGTGTTTAGTACCCCTGCGGGGGGCTTGGGGCTGGAGCTTGCTGGGTAGCATCTGGGGACTGGCCCTTGTGGGTATAATTATGAAGGCCGTCTGGATAAACAAACCCCGCTGGTTGTCAACCTTGTTTTATGTGCTTATGGGTTGGTTAGTGGTGATTGCCTTTTACCCCTTGATAAAAAACATACCCATAGGAGGAATTGCTTGGCTGGTGGCCGGTGGTGTCGTTTACACCCTGGGAGCAGTTATTTATGGCTTTAAATGGCCAAACATTAATTGCAAGGCTTTTGGCTTTCACGAAATTTTTCACCTCTTCGTAATGGCAGGCAGCTTTTGTCACTTCTGGTTAATGTACCAGTATGTAATGTACCTTTAA
- the htpX gene encoding protease HtpX, translating into MKRIGLFLLVNILVLTTIVIVTSVLGVSHYITPYGIDYASLLVFAAVVGFSGSLISLALSKWMAKKMMNVHVLDPKGNLTMRERRVVEMVHRLSEKAGLEVMPEVGIYQSNEVNAFATGPSRKNSLVALSTGLLNTMDEDAVEGVIAHEVAHVANGDMVTMTLIQGIINTFVVFLSRIIAFVVANLVKEEYAQIVHFVCIIVFQILFSILGSIAVMAFSRFREYHADADGASLAGKEKMIHALQSLKRTINMVDTEQTAIQTFKISGGKKKSLAGLFSSHPDLDDRIERLKMLR; encoded by the coding sequence ATGAAGCGCATAGGGTTGTTTCTTTTAGTCAACATACTGGTACTGACAACCATTGTTATTGTTACCAGTGTACTGGGTGTAAGTCACTATATTACCCCATATGGCATTGACTACGCAAGTTTACTTGTATTTGCTGCGGTTGTTGGTTTTTCCGGCTCACTGATATCATTGGCTTTATCCAAGTGGATGGCCAAAAAAATGATGAATGTACACGTTCTCGATCCCAAAGGCAATCTAACCATGAGGGAACGTCGGGTAGTGGAGATGGTGCATCGCTTATCAGAAAAAGCCGGTCTTGAAGTGATGCCCGAGGTAGGTATTTATCAGTCCAATGAAGTCAATGCCTTTGCCACCGGGCCATCAAGAAAGAATTCACTGGTGGCCTTATCAACGGGTTTATTAAACACCATGGATGAAGATGCCGTGGAAGGGGTTATTGCCCATGAGGTGGCCCACGTTGCTAACGGCGATATGGTAACCATGACGCTAATCCAGGGCATAATTAACACCTTTGTGGTATTCTTGTCCCGCATAATTGCCTTTGTGGTGGCAAACCTGGTTAAAGAAGAGTATGCACAAATAGTACACTTTGTATGTATCATTGTGTTCCAGATATTGTTCTCTATCCTGGGAAGTATAGCGGTAATGGCCTTCTCCAGATTCCGTGAGTACCATGCGGATGCTGACGGGGCCAGCCTTGCCGGTAAGGAAAAAATGATTCATGCTTTACAATCCTTAAAGAGGACCATCAATATGGTGGATACCGAACAAACGGCTATCCAAACATTTAAAATCAGTGGCGGCAAAAAGAAAAGTCTGGCCGGTCTCTTTTCCAGTCACCCGGACTTAGACGATCGAATTGAGCGCTTAAAAATGTTAAGATAG
- the pepF gene encoding oligoendopeptidase F, whose translation MNNENGNYTWKLEDIYVSDEQWEEDFTRVQKLISEVEGYKGKLGKSAKDLLEALNAGYRLQEINEKVFVYASMKLDEDNTNAKYQGYKDRAAGLSAKVQAAVSYIVPEILALPADKLTEFRQDEPGLAVYSFMLDDILRQKPHILSEKEEQIIAQSKEVTQAANNIFKMLNNADLSFGSIKDENGKEVEVTHGNYLSLLLSGDRRVRRDAFFVLYKSYGEYKNTLASILGASVKRDIFYSRVRKHPSALEAALFSDKVPTEVYDNLIDTVRQNLNLMHRYMALRKEVLGLEELRMYDLYTPLVQDIKWEIPYQDAVDMVKEGMAPLGDTYVKDLTKGFESGWVDVYPRKGKTSGAYCWGPYGVHPYVLMNYQNNLNNVFTLAHEMGHAMHSFYSYNEQPYSTAHYSIFTAEVASTVNESLLMHHLLDTVGDKKKKLYLLNHYLEQIRGTVFRQVMFAEFEKIIHQRAEAGEPLTAEVFTEIYKKLNEEYYGPEVVIDEEANLEWARIPHFYNAFYVYKYATGLSAATYLSKQIVEEGEVAVDRYLTFLKSGGSNYPLDLLKEAGVDMASPQPVQDTMDLFAALLDEMEKIIGDK comes from the coding sequence ATGAATAATGAAAACGGTAATTACACTTGGAAGCTGGAAGATATTTATGTCAGTGATGAACAATGGGAAGAAGATTTTACCCGGGTACAAAAACTGATAAGTGAGGTAGAGGGCTATAAGGGTAAGCTGGGCAAGTCAGCAAAGGACTTATTGGAAGCTTTAAATGCCGGTTACCGGCTGCAGGAAATCAATGAAAAGGTTTTTGTATATGCCAGTATGAAGTTGGATGAGGACAATACTAACGCCAAATACCAAGGTTATAAAGATCGGGCCGCAGGTTTAAGTGCTAAGGTTCAGGCCGCCGTATCTTACATAGTTCCTGAGATACTGGCTCTTCCTGCAGATAAATTGACTGAGTTCCGCCAGGATGAGCCAGGCTTAGCAGTTTACAGTTTTATGTTAGACGATATATTGCGCCAAAAACCGCACATTTTATCCGAAAAAGAAGAGCAAATTATTGCCCAATCTAAAGAGGTTACCCAGGCAGCCAATAATATTTTTAAAATGCTTAATAATGCCGACCTGTCCTTTGGAAGTATCAAAGACGAAAACGGCAAAGAAGTGGAAGTAACCCACGGCAACTATCTTTCTTTACTGTTAAGCGGTGACAGGCGGGTGCGCAGAGATGCCTTTTTTGTATTATATAAGTCCTACGGTGAGTATAAAAACACCTTGGCTTCAATACTGGGTGCAAGCGTAAAACGAGATATTTTCTACTCCCGGGTAAGAAAACACCCCTCGGCTTTAGAGGCAGCCTTGTTTTCTGATAAGGTGCCCACCGAAGTTTATGATAATCTAATAGATACGGTACGCCAAAACCTAAATTTAATGCACAGGTACATGGCCTTGCGCAAAGAAGTACTTGGCTTAGAAGAGTTGCGGATGTATGATTTATATACGCCCCTGGTGCAGGATATAAAATGGGAAATACCCTACCAGGATGCAGTGGATATGGTAAAAGAGGGTATGGCACCTTTGGGTGATACCTATGTAAAGGACCTGACAAAGGGATTTGAATCGGGCTGGGTGGATGTCTATCCCCGCAAGGGAAAAACCAGTGGAGCCTATTGTTGGGGACCCTATGGGGTGCATCCTTATGTACTCATGAACTATCAAAACAACTTAAACAATGTATTTACCCTTGCCCATGAAATGGGTCATGCCATGCACTCTTTTTACTCTTATAATGAACAGCCTTACAGCACAGCCCATTACTCGATATTTACAGCAGAAGTTGCGTCCACAGTAAATGAATCCCTCTTGATGCACCACCTATTAGACACGGTGGGGGATAAAAAGAAAAAACTTTACCTGTTAAATCACTACCTGGAGCAGATTCGGGGAACGGTATTTCGCCAGGTGATGTTTGCGGAGTTTGAAAAAATTATTCACCAAAGGGCAGAGGCAGGTGAGCCTTTAACTGCCGAGGTGTTCACTGAGATATATAAGAAACTAAATGAAGAATACTACGGCCCTGAGGTGGTTATTGATGAAGAGGCCAACTTAGAATGGGCGCGGATACCACACTTTTATAACGCCTTTTATGTCTATAAGTATGCCACCGGATTATCGGCAGCCACTTATCTGAGCAAGCAAATAGTAGAAGAAGGAGAGGTGGCGGTTGACAGATACTTAACATTTCTTAAAAGCGGAGGTTCTAACTACCCCCTTGACCTCTTAAAAGAGGCGGGGGTGGATATGGCGTCACCCCAACCGGTGCAGGATACCATGGATTTATTTGCTGCCCTGCTTGATGAGATGGAGAAAATTATCGGCGATAAATAA